DNA sequence from the Penaeus monodon isolate SGIC_2016 chromosome 28, NSTDA_Pmon_1, whole genome shotgun sequence genome:
TGGGAATTTGCCACGACCGATATCCGGGAATGGAGGCTACTTGGACTACGCATACAGTACTGGTGCACATTTTGGAAATCCTTATGGAATGCAAGATTTCTCAAATATTTATACGGAAACCGCCTAGGCCTCGCCAATTCATACGGCGCTCTACCAAACGTAAGAGTCGATGGAATTAGCGAGGCTGAGGATGAAACGTCGTCTGGCTTTGAATCAGAGAGCGCGCTTGGTGCTACAAACGATGAAGATTTCGTTTCCAACAATCAAAACATAGCTTCCACTCAAAATGGAGTTTCTAGCTTACATTCCAGTCCTATTGCTACTTTGGGTGTCTCCCCCTCTGGTGCTGGACCTTATACTTCCGTTGCTAGTTTAAGCGGATTCCCTTATAACATTCGTCCATACACTCCCGCTCTTGGTTTAGAAAGATATATTTATGGTCCTGGACCTCTCACCTCTAATTATGGGTTAGAAGGGTTCTCTTATGGCGTTGGGCAGCACACTGGCTTGGGAGGACTCGCCTACGGTGTTGCAGGTCAACCTTCTCTTCTTGGTTCGGGAGGTTTCCCTTCCGGTCTTACTCATGGACTTCTATTGCGGCTTTAGGCCAGCCGTATGGATTCCTTTCGAGCGGTGACCTCGCATTTCCGTTGGTGCTTTCGGTGGATTCCCTTATGGTCTTGAATCTCATACTCCTTTTACTGGTTTTACTGGATTCCCTTCTGGTCTTGAACTTGGCTCTCCTCTTGGTGGATTCTATTCAGGTCCTGGACCTTACAAGCCAGTCGCTTATTTAGATCAATCGTTTCCTGATCATGGTCTGTACACTACTGGTCCTACCTCAGACAGATTCAATCCCGGTCAAGGACTTCACACTCCTAGTGCTTCTCTGAAGTCATTCCATTCCAGCTCTGGGTCTCGTCACTCCAGTAACGCTTCTTctgagaacaagaataaaaaaggcaagaaagCAGCAAAGATTTAGTGACTTCTGAAGGGAAACGTGAATGTAAACATACAGCTATAATTGtgtatcaataaaacaaaatttattgttTGACTTTCAGTTCTATCCCTGTGAatggaatttttttcctttataagtgCTGAATGAAGAACTATTTAatcatttcaaaatataaaagagaaagggttcctttaattgtaaaataaatgatatactgTGCCAGCGTAGTTAAACATATAGAAGTTACGCTGCAGCATTATCTAAGTTTTGTTATGATATGAATTCTCAGTCACTTACTTCGGGTGTTGATGTGAGTGCATTAAACCAGCAAGGCTAATGAGGAGCAATCTTATTTGCTTCCTTTCAGACCATTCCAATGCGTTTCTTCCCCTGCATTAATAACATTCACATCCATCCAGCCATTAACCTCAGATGATCCACATTATTCCTGCAAAGTGATACATGCTTATCCAACATGGCTAATTCGCAACNNNNNNNNNNNNNNNNNNNNNNNNNNNNNNNNNNNNNNNNNNNNNNNNNNNNNNNNNNNNNNNNNNNNNNNNNNNNNNNNNNNNNNNNNNNNNNNNNNNNNNNNNNNNNNNNNNNNNNNNNNNNNNNNNNNNNNNNNNNNNNNNNNNNNNNNNNNNNNNNNNNNNNNNNNNNNNNNNNNNNNNNNNNNNNNNNNNNNNNNNNNNNNNNNNNNNNNNNNNNNNNNNNNNNNNNNNNNNNNNNNNNNNNNNNNNNNNNNNNNNNNNNNNNNNNNNNNNNNNNNNNNNNNNNNNNNNNNNNNNNNNNNNNNNNNNNNNNNNNNNNNNNNNNNNNNNNNNNNNNNNNNNNNNNNNNNNNNNNNNNNNNNNNNNNNNNNNNNNNNNNNNNNNNNNNNNNNNNNNNNNNNNNNNNNNATAAGTGATACATATTTATCCAACATGGCTAATTCGCAACCCTAATNNNNNNNNNNNNNNNNNNNNNNNNNNNNNNNNNNNNNNNNNNNNNNNNNNNNNNNNNNNNNNNNNNNNNNNNNNNNNNNNNNNNNNNNNNNNNNNNNNNNNNNNNNNNNNNNNNNNNNNNNNNNNNNNNNNNNNNNNNNNNNNNNNNNNNNNNNNNNNNNNNNNNNNNNNNNNNNNNNNNNNNNNNNNNNNNNNNNNNNNNNNNNNNNNNNNNNNNNNNNNNNNNNNNNNNNNNNNNNNNNNNNNNNNNNNNNNNNNNNNNNNNNNNNNNNNNNNNNNNNNNNNNNNNNNNNNNNNNNNNNNNNNNNNNNNNNNNNNNNNNNNNNNNNNNNNNNNNNNNNNNNNNNNNNNNNNNNNNNNNNNNNNNNNNNNNNNNNNNNNNNNNNNNNNNNNNNNNNNNNNNNNNNNNNNNNNNNNNNNNNNNNNNNNNNNNNNNNNNNNNNNNNNNNNNNNNNNNNNNNNNNNNNNNNNNNNNNNNNNNNNNNNNNNNNNNNNNNNNNNNNNNNNNNNNNNNNNNNNNNNNNNNNNNNNNNNNNNNNNNNNNNNNNNNNNNNNNNNNNNNNNNNNNNNNNNNNNNNNNNNNNNNNNNNNNNNNNNNNNNNNNNNNNNNNNNNNNNNNNNNNNNNNNNNNNNNNNNNNNNNNNNNNNNNNNNNNNNNNNNNNNNNNNNNNNNNNNNNNNNNNNNNNNNNNNNNNNNNNNNNNNNNNNNNNNNNNNNNNNNNNNNNNNNNNNNNNNNNNNNNNNNNNNNNNNNNNNNNNNNNNNNNNNNNNNNNNNNNNNNNNNNNNNNNNNNNNNNNNNNNNNNNNNNNNNNNNNNNNNNNNNNNNNNNNNNNNNNNNNNNNNNNNNNNNNAAACGTCTCtctgtaatgataattacagaaaATGAGTCACCAGGTATTTAAACCTAAATAaatctccctcttcgtcttcgcTGACCTTGTGAACATAGAATCAAGGCCGAAGTCTTACCGTATATAAAGCATCCACAGATCTTAAAGGCAGACTAGTTACTCGTCTGGAAGACGTTGTGTATAATGGTCAGTATCATGTCTTAATTTAAACTAGGGATTTCTCTGAAACTACTTtggggggaagatttttttttttatgtatctatcatgCATTCCATTTGTAAACTAATGTGATTATAAATTTCAGGAAATCTTCCTGATCACCGTGAGCACTGCCCTTTTGTGCTCCCAAGCTTTCGCTGCGAGCAACTACTTGGGACTTCCCCTGGGGACGCCACTCGGAGGATTTTCGCAACACGGCACTCTTCACGGTGGTTTCATCCCCGGTGGTCTTTATGGCAACGGTGCGTCCTTTGTCAACCACGGACTACCACTGGGACATTTTCCAGGACCGATATACGGAAATGGAGGTTACTTAGATTACTCATACGGCATGGGTGCACATATTGGAAATCCATACGGAAAAGCAAGTCTTCTCAAATATTTATACGGAAACCGAGTAGGTCTTGTCAACCCATTTGGTGGAGTTAGCGAGGCTGAGGATGAAAGATCGTCTGGCTCTGGATCAGAGAGTGCGCTTGGTGCTACAAATGGCGCAGATTTCCTTTCCAACAATCAAAACCTGGATTCTGGAATTCGTGGTTTACATTCAAGTCCCATTGCTGGCTTGGGTGGCTTCccttctgctcttcttcctcaCACTTCCAGTGTTGCTTTAAGAACATCCCCTTATGCTCTTGGACCTCACACTTCCATTGCTGGTTTCGGAGGATTCCCTTATGGTGCTGGGCATTACGCCTCTGTTGCTGCTTTTAGTGGAATCCTCCCTAATGTTGGAGCTGCAGGCGATTCCCTTATGGTCTTCACCCCCCCTTTTAAGGCCCTTATGGCGTTGGACCTCACGCTCCCTATTGCTGATTCAACTGGATTCCACGCAGGTCTTGGGCCCCACACTCCGGTTGCAGGTCAGGGTGAACTGTCTCCGTATCTTGGACCGTACGCTGCTAGTG
Encoded proteins:
- the LOC119591381 gene encoding prisilkin-39-like; translated protein: MEIFLITVSTALLCSQAFAASNYLGLPLGTPLGGFSQHGTLHGGFIPGGLYGNGASFVNHGLPLGHFPGPIYGNGGYLDYSYGMGAHIGNPYGKASLLKYLYGNRVGLVNPFGGVSEAEDERSSGSGSESALGATNGADFLSNNQNLDSGIRGLHSSPIAGLGGFPSALLPHTSSVALRTSPYALGPHTSIAGFGGFPYGAGHYASVAAFSGILPNVGAAGDSLMVFTPPFKALMALDLTLPIADSTGFHAGLGPHTPVAGQGELSPYLGPYAASAGFGRFNAAFGQNTPNAVFRSRTSANMSLGNKEAQEE